A stretch of the Capsicum annuum cultivar UCD-10X-F1 chromosome 10, UCD10Xv1.1, whole genome shotgun sequence genome encodes the following:
- the LOC107845496 gene encoding uncharacterized protein LOC107845496, with protein MRRFLTDMERKSATTHVLLNCPKVQSYYNLFLSLYGYDAVYSHFSEWFKSSVNDPNNNMTNQFFKDIAWGPSPLVKTMNKYNVNGHKFCTEESSKYYKSNNIGVWVKGDTSNKDGDVDYYGVLQEILELDFPGWPHKKLILFRCKWFDPTPKIGTRVDPHYKIVEVKHTRQYGSYDPFIIAQNVKQVYYAPYPLTLLNLPNEAVRTRRVKWMGWPEFR; from the exons ATGAGAAGATTCTTGACTGATATGGAGAGAAAGTCAGCCACGACACATGTATTATTGAATTGTCCGAAAGTTCAATCATATTATAA TTTGTTCTTGAGTTTGTATGGATATGATGCTGTTTATTCTCATTTTAGCGAGTGGTTCAAATCTTCT GTTAATGATCCAAATAATAACATGACCAAccaattttttaaagatatagcTTGGGGGCCAAGCCCATTGGTCAAAACGATGAATAAGTACAATGTCAATGGACATAAGTTCTGCACAGAAGAAAGCTCCAAGTATTATAAAAGCAATAACATTGGGGTTTGGGTTAAAGGAGACACTAGCAATAAGGATGGAGAtgttgattattatggtgtgCTCCAAGAGATTTTAGAATTAGATTTTCCTGGGTGGCCACACAAAAAGTTGATACtttttcgatgtaagtggtttgaccCAACACCAAAAATTGGTACAAGGGTGGACCCACATTACAAAATTGTTGAAGTTAAGCATACAAGGCAGTATGGAAGCTATGATCCTTTTATCATTGCGCAAAATGTTAAACAGGtctattatgctccttatccattaACTCTACTGAATCTCCCAAACGAAGCAGTTAGAACCAGGAGGGTCAAATGGATGGGTTGGCCTGAATTTAGATAA